One genomic region from uncultured Cohaesibacter sp. encodes:
- a CDS encoding DUF3422 domain-containing protein — MADTQTRLAKARLNHSQRAPMIAEMHARPFLKLGAPSRLAFIALKPEEDGIHTPALARKQLIAFLDQFGVEHPHDDAVYHIAQIGEEEGGMILKWENHSEFATYTLYSYAPRPDHLGPDSFATDLHDHFTIEWLEAFPGRIVSSVSARIEQVQNQTALEEQISGVAHSWFGSASSFAAAYVSDGDAAIAADFDLDHRGQIRLVVLACSEVSSSRLGRIIQRFLEVETYRAMSMLTLPAARHVLGNIKDLNIKLSETVARIGDEKESDKVVLDELLGISADLSLLSTSSSSRFNAGRAYEDLVMQRIELLREKRILDRQLFSEFMKRRYMPSMRTCRSAQYQLDDMTFRAAHASELLGTRVQVTTTDQNRQLLAQMDQRAALQIRLQETVEGLSVVAISYYAVSLLTYLFTPFAKAFHLEKTTMAAALVVPVVALIWLSMNRLKKRLIRKTGKGD; from the coding sequence GTGGCTGACACACAGACCAGACTGGCCAAGGCGCGCCTCAATCACAGCCAGCGCGCGCCGATGATTGCCGAAATGCATGCGCGCCCTTTCCTCAAACTGGGAGCACCCAGCCGGCTGGCCTTCATTGCGCTCAAACCGGAAGAGGATGGCATTCACACTCCGGCACTGGCCCGCAAGCAGTTGATTGCCTTTCTCGATCAATTCGGTGTGGAGCATCCGCACGATGATGCCGTCTATCACATCGCCCAAATCGGCGAGGAAGAGGGGGGCATGATTCTGAAGTGGGAAAACCACTCCGAATTCGCCACCTATACACTCTATAGCTACGCACCCCGGCCCGATCATCTGGGGCCGGACAGCTTTGCCACGGATCTGCATGATCATTTCACCATCGAATGGCTGGAGGCTTTCCCTGGCCGGATTGTCTCTTCTGTTTCGGCTCGCATTGAGCAGGTGCAGAATCAGACAGCCCTTGAAGAACAGATCTCCGGTGTGGCTCACAGCTGGTTCGGCTCGGCTTCAAGCTTTGCCGCCGCCTATGTCAGCGATGGCGACGCGGCCATTGCAGCTGATTTCGATCTGGACCACAGAGGGCAAATCAGGCTGGTGGTTTTGGCATGCAGCGAAGTCAGTTCCAGCCGTCTGGGGCGCATCATCCAGCGCTTTCTGGAGGTGGAAACCTACCGCGCCATGTCGATGTTGACGCTGCCAGCGGCACGCCATGTGCTTGGCAACATCAAGGATCTCAATATAAAGCTCAGCGAGACAGTCGCCCGGATCGGTGACGAGAAGGAAAGTGACAAGGTGGTGCTTGACGAATTGCTGGGCATCTCTGCAGACCTTTCGCTTCTGTCCACCAGCAGCTCCTCACGCTTCAATGCCGGTCGTGCCTATGAAGACCTGGTCATGCAGCGTATCGAGCTTTTACGCGAGAAGCGCATTCTGGATCGGCAGCTCTTTTCCGAATTCATGAAACGGCGTTACATGCCCAGCATGCGCACCTGTCGTTCGGCACAATATCAGCTCGACGACATGACCTTTCGCGCCGCCCACGCCTCTGAATTGCTGGGCACGCGGGTTCAGGTGACAACCACCGATCAGAACCGGCAATTGCTGGCCCAGATGGATCAGCGGGCTGCCCTTCAGATCCGCTTGCAGGAAACCGTGGAAGGCTTGTCCGTGGTGGCCATTTCCTATTATGCCGTCAGCTTGCTCACCTATTTGTTCACGCCCTTTGCCAAGGCCTTCCATCTGGAGAAAACGACGATGGCCGCTGCCCTCGTGGTTCCTGTCGTGGCTCTCATCTGGCTTTCGATGAACCGGCTCAAAAAGCGGCTTATTCGCAAAACAGGCAAGGGTGATTAG
- the ppdK gene encoding pyruvate, phosphate dikinase, with translation MVLASHWVYNFGGSEADGNARMRNLLGSKGANLAEMTNMGLPVPPGFTISTELCNSYFAMGHVYPTSLKGEVDAAIERIHALTGRRLGDPDKPLLLSIRSGARISIPGMMEAILNLGLNDATVEALARETGDERFAYDNYRRFIQKYSDVVLGIDQIAFEEIIEDYKDEREILFDADLSAEDWKGIIEQFKAMVQDELDEPFPQDIEKQLWGAISSVFSSWMNARAITYRHLHDIPEDWGTSANVQAMVFGNLDDNSAVGVAFTRSQENGVKTLEGSFLPRAHGEDMESGSTKPLPLIRTEGSDVSSMQELMPEIFDDFLSICKRLETHYMDMMKLGFTIEKGKLWMLQARAATRTPKAALRVAVDLAKEGLITESEAVARVDPRSLDQLLHPTISDSEKRVVFAKGMAASPGAASGHLVFRTQDAEEFVSHGRQVILMRVETSPEDVHGMHVARGIVTARGGMTSHAAVVARGMGIPCVTGAGAMHIDYKQESVTVGSVVLRKGDLITIDGSSGDVLNGDVQMQNPELSEEFATLMGWVDKIRRLKVRCNADTPQDAKAAREFGAEGIGLCRTEHMFFQDDRIFDIRAMIIATSEEDRRRSMDKLLPLQRADFEALFETMAGLPVTIRLLDPPLHEFLPNNRHDIAAMAHALKIDEDSLTSRIHAMHEFNPMLGHRGCRLAISKPEVVEMQARAIFEAAVSAGEKTGAPVQPEIMVPLVSIREELEFVKARIDSTAKAVMKEMGHEIDYRVGTMIELPRAALQARKIAESAEFFSFGTNDLTQTTYGISRDDAARFIADYIKAGVLEQDPFISIDIEGVGELIEIASERGRFARPDITLGICGEHGGDPVSIEFCERVGLDYVSCSPYRVPIARLSAAQATLRRHQRI, from the coding sequence ATGGTTCTGGCATCTCATTGGGTTTACAATTTTGGCGGCAGTGAAGCAGACGGGAATGCGCGGATGCGCAACCTGCTGGGCAGCAAAGGCGCGAACCTGGCTGAAATGACCAATATGGGTCTGCCTGTGCCCCCCGGCTTCACTATCTCGACCGAACTCTGCAACAGCTATTTTGCCATGGGGCATGTTTATCCGACCAGCCTGAAAGGCGAAGTGGATGCTGCAATTGAGCGCATTCATGCGCTGACGGGCCGCCGCCTTGGCGATCCGGACAAACCGCTTTTGCTCTCCATCCGCTCGGGGGCTCGCATTTCCATTCCCGGCATGATGGAGGCTATCCTCAATCTCGGCCTCAATGACGCAACAGTGGAGGCACTCGCCCGCGAGACCGGTGACGAACGCTTTGCCTATGACAATTACCGCCGCTTCATCCAGAAATACAGCGATGTCGTGCTGGGGATCGACCAGATCGCCTTTGAAGAGATCATCGAGGATTACAAGGATGAGCGCGAGATCCTTTTTGATGCCGACCTCAGCGCTGAAGACTGGAAGGGTATCATCGAGCAGTTCAAGGCCATGGTGCAAGATGAGTTGGATGAGCCCTTCCCGCAAGATATTGAGAAGCAGCTCTGGGGGGCAATCAGCTCCGTCTTTTCATCATGGATGAATGCGCGCGCCATCACCTATCGACACTTGCATGATATCCCCGAAGACTGGGGCACATCGGCCAATGTACAGGCGATGGTGTTCGGCAATCTTGATGACAATTCGGCCGTCGGGGTTGCCTTTACCCGTAGTCAGGAAAACGGCGTGAAGACCCTCGAAGGCAGCTTCCTGCCACGGGCTCATGGCGAGGATATGGAATCGGGTTCCACCAAACCCTTGCCCCTCATTCGAACCGAAGGGTCTGATGTTTCGAGCATGCAAGAATTGATGCCCGAGATTTTTGACGATTTCCTTTCCATCTGTAAAAGGCTCGAAACACACTATATGGACATGATGAAGCTCGGCTTCACCATCGAGAAGGGCAAATTGTGGATGTTGCAGGCCCGCGCGGCAACTCGCACACCCAAGGCGGCGCTTCGGGTTGCAGTCGATCTGGCCAAGGAAGGGCTCATCACGGAATCCGAGGCGGTTGCCCGCGTCGATCCGCGCTCGCTGGACCAGTTGCTGCATCCGACCATTTCCGACAGCGAAAAGCGTGTGGTCTTTGCCAAGGGCATGGCAGCCTCTCCGGGTGCGGCCTCCGGTCATCTGGTGTTCCGCACACAGGACGCGGAAGAATTTGTCAGCCATGGGCGACAGGTCATTCTGATGCGCGTAGAGACCAGTCCGGAAGACGTGCATGGCATGCATGTGGCCCGCGGCATCGTTACTGCACGCGGAGGTATGACGAGCCATGCTGCCGTTGTGGCGCGCGGCATGGGCATTCCCTGCGTCACCGGCGCTGGCGCAATGCATATCGATTATAAGCAAGAAAGCGTCACCGTGGGCTCAGTCGTGCTCCGCAAGGGCGATCTCATCACCATTGATGGCAGCTCGGGCGATGTGCTCAATGGTGATGTGCAGATGCAGAATCCGGAGCTAAGCGAAGAATTCGCCACGCTGATGGGATGGGTCGACAAGATCCGCCGCCTCAAGGTGCGTTGCAATGCGGACACGCCACAAGACGCCAAGGCCGCCCGGGAGTTCGGCGCCGAGGGCATCGGCCTTTGCCGCACCGAGCATATGTTCTTTCAGGATGATCGCATCTTCGACATCCGCGCCATGATCATTGCCACCAGCGAAGAAGATCGCCGCCGCTCGATGGACAAGCTATTGCCATTGCAGCGGGCTGACTTCGAAGCCCTGTTTGAAACCATGGCCGGGCTGCCAGTCACCATCCGCCTGCTAGATCCGCCGCTGCACGAATTCCTGCCGAACAATCGCCATGACATTGCGGCCATGGCGCATGCGCTCAAGATTGACGAAGACAGCCTGACGAGCCGCATCCATGCCATGCATGAGTTCAATCCGATGCTCGGCCATCGCGGTTGTCGCCTCGCCATTTCCAAGCCCGAGGTGGTGGAAATGCAGGCCCGAGCCATTTTCGAGGCAGCCGTCTCGGCGGGAGAAAAGACGGGCGCACCGGTTCAGCCGGAAATCATGGTGCCGTTGGTCTCCATCCGTGAGGAACTGGAATTCGTCAAGGCCCGTATTGATTCGACCGCCAAAGCGGTGATGAAGGAAATGGGCCACGAGATTGATTATCGCGTCGGCACCATGATCGAGTTGCCTCGTGCTGCACTTCAGGCCCGCAAGATCGCGGAATCGGCCGAATTCTTCTCCTTCGGCACCAACGATCTGACGCAGACTACCTACGGTATCAGCCGTGATGATGCGGCCCGTTTCATTGCCGACTATATCAAGGCTGGCGTTCTGGAACAGGATCCATTCATCTCGATTGATATCGAGGGTGTGGGCGAACTGATTGAAATCGCCTCCGAGCGCGGGCGTTTTGCCCGTCCGGATATCACGTTGGGCATCTGCGGCGAACATGGCGGCGACCCGGTATCCATTGAGTTCTGTGAACGGGTCGGGCTCGACTATGTTTCCTGCTCGCCCTATCGCGTGCCCATTGCCCGCCTCTCTGCCGCGCAGGCCACCCTGCGGCGCCATCAACGGATCTGA
- a CDS encoding MIP/aquaporin family protein: MAYTLRAQLLAEFLGTGILLCTIIGSGIMTGSLSPDNAGVALFGNTVPPAAILFVLITIFAPISGAHFNPAVTLTFVVRKEFPPRKALMFVAMQLLGAVAGTMLANFMFSEPLISMATYQRFGPQQWVGELVATGGLLLTILVCMQTKPQSIPPAVTLYVTAAIWFTSSTCFANPAVSIGRAFSNTYAGLRLQDGIVFAVCQLIAVFLVLPLVKLVLEQK, translated from the coding sequence ATGGCTTATACTCTGAGGGCTCAGCTTTTGGCTGAATTCTTGGGCACAGGAATACTTCTTTGTACCATCATCGGCTCCGGCATCATGACCGGCAGCCTTTCTCCAGATAATGCAGGCGTCGCGCTCTTTGGCAACACAGTGCCACCGGCTGCGATCCTGTTCGTCCTCATCACCATCTTTGCCCCCATTTCGGGTGCGCATTTCAACCCGGCGGTGACGCTAACCTTCGTCGTGCGTAAAGAATTTCCGCCACGCAAGGCGCTGATGTTTGTCGCGATGCAGCTTCTTGGTGCCGTAGCGGGAACGATGCTGGCCAACTTCATGTTCAGCGAACCGCTTATTTCCATGGCAACCTATCAACGTTTCGGCCCTCAGCAATGGGTGGGTGAGCTGGTTGCCACCGGAGGGCTGTTGCTTACGATCCTTGTCTGCATGCAAACCAAGCCTCAATCGATCCCGCCTGCCGTTACGCTTTATGTGACGGCAGCGATCTGGTTTACCTCATCCACCTGTTTTGCCAATCCTGCTGTTTCCATCGGGCGGGCTTTTTCAAATACATATGCGGGGCTTAGACTGCAGGATGGCATTGTCTTTGCGGTGTGTCAGTTGATCGCGGTTTTCCTTGTTCTGCCGCTGGTTAAACTGGTGCTTGAACAAAAATAG
- a CDS encoding LysE family transporter — translation MMSSVYLQGIVIGLAIAAPVGPIGLLCIRRTLREGRLMGLATGMGAATADGLYGILAATGLAVSGLLVSHGDWMRLAGGLLILYLGVTTFRRGFEAQPHDPAAAPSVHAPLKAYATTFLLTLSNPATIIAFIGMISGLSKGAESGPDAAFWLVFGVFCGSALWWCILVGLTALVRERVPDRFMQAVDFISGGILSLWGARLIWQAAHILF, via the coding sequence ATGATGAGCAGCGTTTATCTTCAGGGGATTGTGATTGGCCTTGCCATAGCGGCACCCGTTGGCCCGATCGGACTGTTATGCATCCGTCGCACCTTGCGCGAGGGGCGATTGATGGGACTTGCCACCGGCATGGGCGCGGCAACTGCTGACGGTTTATATGGTATTCTCGCGGCCACCGGGCTTGCCGTGTCAGGCCTGCTGGTCAGTCACGGTGACTGGATGCGGCTGGCCGGTGGACTGTTGATCCTTTATCTGGGAGTGACTACCTTTCGGCGCGGCTTTGAGGCCCAGCCTCATGATCCGGCTGCTGCCCCTTCCGTGCACGCACCGCTCAAGGCTTATGCAACGACCTTTCTGCTGACGCTTTCCAACCCGGCAACCATCATCGCTTTCATTGGCATGATCTCGGGGCTTTCCAAGGGAGCCGAGAGTGGCCCCGATGCGGCTTTCTGGCTGGTCTTCGGAGTTTTCTGCGGGTCGGCGCTGTGGTGGTGCATCCTTGTCGGATTGACGGCGCTGGTGCGCGAAAGGGTGCCGGACCGCTTCATGCAGGCAGTTGATTTCATTTCCGGAGGCATTCTCTCCCTTTGGGGGGCGCGCCTCATCTGGCAGGCAGCACACATTCTCTTCTGA
- a CDS encoding 4-(cytidine 5'-diphospho)-2-C-methyl-D-erythritol kinase yields MTKTATDQSILTLTAPAKINLALHITGQRDDGYHLLESLVVFGGAEDRIQFKPSRHLHLSVKGSFAEGLRQEPDNLMVRAARLLAAELKCKPEADMTLDKSLPISAGIGGGSSDAAATLLGLLRLWQRTINDDKLRMIALKLGADVPMCLEGSCLIAGGVGDELSAGPRLPKNLGMVLINPRVPISTPSIFKSLKRKDNKPMGPVPSAFLSAVALADWLDDQRNDLEMAAIEQAPVIETVLQALEDDGDCLFARMSGSGATCFGLFASVKHAEYAARRLAFSHPNWWVSHGGVQ; encoded by the coding sequence ATGACCAAAACGGCAACAGACCAATCCATCCTCACCTTGACCGCACCAGCGAAGATCAATCTCGCGTTGCATATCACGGGTCAGAGGGATGATGGTTATCACTTGCTGGAATCTCTGGTGGTTTTTGGCGGCGCGGAAGATCGCATCCAGTTCAAGCCTTCGCGGCATTTGCATCTGTCGGTCAAGGGGTCCTTCGCCGAGGGCCTGCGGCAGGAGCCGGACAATCTGATGGTCCGGGCTGCGCGGTTGCTTGCAGCAGAGCTCAAATGCAAGCCAGAAGCAGATATGACGCTGGATAAATCCCTGCCCATTTCTGCGGGTATCGGCGGCGGCTCTTCAGATGCGGCGGCGACGCTGCTGGGTCTCTTGCGTCTGTGGCAGCGGACGATCAATGATGACAAGCTGCGCATGATTGCTCTTAAGCTGGGCGCGGATGTGCCCATGTGTCTTGAAGGTTCCTGCCTCATTGCAGGCGGTGTCGGCGACGAGCTGAGCGCGGGCCCCCGATTGCCCAAGAATCTGGGCATGGTGCTGATCAATCCGCGCGTGCCGATTTCCACGCCAAGCATTTTCAAAAGCCTCAAGCGCAAGGACAACAAGCCTATGGGACCTGTGCCCTCTGCCTTTCTCTCGGCAGTTGCTCTGGCAGACTGGCTTGACGATCAGCGCAATGATCTGGAGATGGCGGCCATCGAACAGGCCCCGGTCATAGAAACGGTTTTGCAGGCACTGGAAGATGATGGCGACTGCCTGTTTGCGCGCATGTCTGGCTCGGGGGCGACCTGTTTTGGACTGTTCGCAAGCGTCAAACATGCCGAATATGCAGCCCGCCGCCTCGCCTTTTCCCACCCCAACTGGTGGGTCAGCCATGGCGGCGTGCAATAG
- a CDS encoding helix-turn-helix domain-containing protein, with the protein MYTASDIWNAQSRAQIILSALAQETRLEVFRLLSQAGPDGMGAGAIAKALDVPHNTLSTHLSILQRAGLIRSERQGRNIIYFGLQDCLSDLMAFLQDECPQAMPAGEDEMAVKEA; encoded by the coding sequence ATGTATACGGCGTCCGACATCTGGAATGCGCAATCGCGCGCGCAAATCATTCTGTCCGCATTGGCGCAGGAAACACGATTGGAAGTCTTCCGGCTTCTGTCTCAGGCCGGGCCTGACGGGATGGGCGCCGGCGCCATCGCCAAGGCGCTGGACGTTCCTCACAACACGCTTTCAACCCATTTGTCCATTTTGCAGCGGGCGGGTCTCATCCGCTCCGAACGTCAGGGCCGGAATATCATCTATTTTGGCTTACAGGATTGCCTCTCCGACCTCATGGCCTTTCTGCAGGATGAATGCCCGCAGGCCATGCCCGCAGGGGAAGACGAGATGGCGGTAAAAGAAGCGTGA
- a CDS encoding arsenate reductase ArsC translates to MQNVLFLCTGNSSRSLMAEAILGRMGQGRFKAFSAGSQPAGQPNPWAIQLLEQFGYQICRLRSKNWSEYSRPGCPQMDHIITVCDRAAGETCPVWPGNPATAHWGIADPAAEVGDDKDMQLAFLTAYAHLSDRIGRFVALPIESMDAETLRQAMQEIGNLSGATGDHI, encoded by the coding sequence ATGCAGAATGTGCTATTTCTATGTACTGGCAATTCATCCCGCTCTCTCATGGCCGAGGCTATTCTGGGGCGTATGGGGCAGGGACGTTTCAAGGCCTTTTCCGCAGGCAGCCAGCCAGCCGGTCAGCCCAACCCGTGGGCCATCCAATTGCTCGAGCAGTTTGGCTATCAGATCTGTCGGCTGCGCTCGAAAAACTGGAGCGAATATAGCCGTCCGGGATGTCCGCAGATGGATCATATCATCACGGTCTGTGACAGGGCGGCGGGTGAAACCTGCCCCGTCTGGCCCGGCAACCCCGCCACTGCGCATTGGGGCATTGCCGACCCTGCTGCTGAAGTGGGGGACGACAAGGATATGCAACTGGCTTTCCTGACGGCCTATGCGCACCTGTCCGATCGTATCGGCCGCTTTGTCGCTCTGCCCATCGAAAGCATGGATGCAGAAACCTTGCGGCAGGCAATGCAGGAGATCGGCAATCTTTCGGGAGCAACCGGAGACCACATTTAA
- the meaB gene encoding methylmalonyl Co-A mutase-associated GTPase MeaB, giving the protein MRNQSSSNQTSPLSLSAIREGGKRALARALSALESEAGNEAIARLLDEATRNAQAHVVGLTGPPGVGKSTLTRSLIRYWRARGERVGIVAVDPSSRFSLGALLGDRTRLDTDPSDKDVFVRSMAARDRLGGLSHDAVAAIVLMRALFDRVLVETVGIGQSESDIAFSTDSVVLCIQPGSGDSLQFMKAGIMELPDIIVVTKADVGHLARRAKADVEGALSLTMRKHRGWSVPVLLVSAMDDTGLQQLIEAIDDHHGSLLESAQLMSIRHDQATVWLLDRIRRKFGEIGLAQINPAAEIMQAGGPFMADHIVTKELERRLTETISTK; this is encoded by the coding sequence ATGCGCAACCAGTCCAGCTCGAACCAGACATCTCCCCTTTCCCTTTCGGCCATCCGCGAGGGAGGCAAGCGTGCCTTGGCGCGGGCGCTCAGCGCCTTGGAATCTGAAGCGGGTAATGAGGCCATCGCAAGGCTGCTCGATGAGGCAACCCGTAATGCACAGGCGCATGTCGTGGGACTTACGGGGCCACCAGGCGTAGGCAAATCCACATTGACCAGAAGCCTCATCCGTTATTGGCGGGCAAGAGGCGAGCGCGTGGGCATCGTGGCCGTCGACCCCTCCTCCCGCTTCTCCCTTGGGGCATTGCTTGGAGACCGGACGCGTCTGGATACAGACCCATCCGACAAAGATGTCTTCGTCCGCTCAATGGCAGCGCGCGACCGGCTGGGCGGCCTTTCTCATGACGCTGTGGCGGCCATTGTGCTGATGCGAGCGCTGTTTGACCGGGTGCTTGTGGAAACTGTGGGGATCGGGCAATCAGAATCAGACATCGCCTTTTCCACCGATAGCGTGGTGCTCTGCATTCAGCCCGGTTCGGGCGACAGCCTGCAATTCATGAAAGCGGGCATCATGGAACTTCCGGACATCATAGTCGTTACCAAAGCAGATGTCGGTCATCTGGCAAGACGAGCCAAGGCCGATGTGGAGGGAGCCCTTTCGCTCACCATGCGCAAGCACAGAGGCTGGTCCGTACCGGTCTTGTTGGTGTCGGCCATGGACGATACAGGGTTACAACAACTTATAGAAGCAATCGACGATCATCATGGCAGTTTGCTGGAAAGCGCACAATTGATGTCAATTCGCCATGATCAGGCGACCGTTTGGCTACTGGATCGCATAAGAAGAAAGTTCGGAGAAATCGGATTGGCCCAAATCAATCCAGCTGCAGAAATCATGCAGGCGGGTGGGCCATTCATGGCCGATCACATCGTCACCAAAGAATTGGAGCGACGGCTTACAGAGACAATCAGCACCAAATAA
- a CDS encoding cell wall hydrolase, whose protein sequence is MSKSLLGQKSLGLTTCLMISTCLVLSFTQSLDEDRSAAVSLADLREQGWTGEIFTQTTKPQQHVARQLASTLPSTQPAPLPVPKALTSAGQFNKGTYIQMSEPSGKDKLLQTREAYQIAKYSDLEISFSVNNEGKGDRRRRWAFEPFKVSHGRRDIAMNWSGSVWHMASPMAEESNDALPKLVFAPADDLRLVMADARQFLKTETISAGPAIMVAQNDAVAPSLSEADAMVTGSTALAYAPSGESTQAPFEAILTEQRKGAISEDNQVTVLDAIDDLDSTDEGEEGATQAPVLASIAPIDALPRIRVPFSDSSDDSNRNAKVSKPLDISPIVADAEKHEQQLAETETEEDIPPTLALSRERRAELKLAKLADDDKEDKTKKKSRWASWFNFSSKKAKIDARGEHAWVTNKLPKSSYTKKQKTCLANAIYFESRSEPEDGQIAVGQVVLNRVKNPAYPNSICGVVYQNQHKRNACQFSFACDGIPDRVRSKKAWDLAWKLAGEVVNEEVWLKSVGSSTHYHATYVHPKWARTMKKRKKIGLHIFYKTYGGGWS, encoded by the coding sequence ATGTCGAAATCCCTACTGGGCCAGAAAAGCCTTGGTCTGACCACCTGTCTGATGATCAGCACCTGTCTGGTCCTTTCTTTCACTCAATCTCTCGACGAGGACAGATCTGCGGCCGTCTCATTGGCTGACCTGCGCGAGCAGGGCTGGACCGGAGAGATATTCACCCAAACAACCAAACCTCAGCAGCATGTGGCGCGCCAGCTGGCAAGTACATTACCCAGCACGCAGCCCGCTCCCCTTCCGGTTCCCAAAGCCCTAACCTCCGCGGGACAATTCAACAAGGGGACCTATATTCAGATGTCCGAGCCTTCCGGCAAAGACAAACTGCTGCAAACACGCGAAGCCTATCAGATAGCGAAATATTCCGATCTGGAAATATCTTTCAGCGTCAATAATGAAGGCAAAGGGGATCGCCGTCGCCGCTGGGCATTTGAGCCTTTCAAGGTTTCCCATGGTCGACGCGACATTGCCATGAACTGGTCCGGCTCGGTTTGGCATATGGCCAGCCCGATGGCCGAGGAGAGCAACGACGCTCTGCCTAAATTGGTCTTTGCGCCGGCAGACGATTTGCGTCTGGTGATGGCAGATGCACGCCAGTTCCTGAAAACTGAAACCATTTCGGCAGGTCCTGCCATTATGGTTGCACAGAATGATGCCGTCGCTCCATCTCTATCGGAAGCAGACGCCATGGTTACGGGGTCAACGGCTCTGGCTTACGCCCCAAGCGGGGAAAGCACCCAAGCTCCGTTCGAAGCCATTCTGACCGAACAGCGCAAGGGCGCAATCAGCGAAGACAATCAGGTCACCGTTCTAGATGCCATCGACGATCTCGACTCCACAGATGAGGGCGAAGAAGGTGCTACCCAAGCACCTGTGCTTGCATCCATAGCACCAATCGATGCCCTGCCTCGCATACGCGTTCCCTTTAGCGATTCATCCGATGACAGCAATCGGAATGCGAAGGTCAGCAAGCCGCTTGATATTTCCCCGATCGTTGCGGATGCCGAAAAGCATGAGCAACAATTGGCAGAAACCGAGACCGAGGAAGATATTCCCCCAACCCTTGCTCTCAGCCGCGAACGTCGCGCCGAGCTGAAGCTGGCCAAGCTTGCCGATGATGACAAGGAAGACAAGACGAAGAAAAAGTCCCGTTGGGCAAGCTGGTTCAACTTCTCCAGCAAGAAGGCCAAGATCGATGCCCGGGGCGAACATGCTTGGGTGACGAACAAACTGCCGAAATCGTCCTACACGAAAAAGCAGAAAACCTGCCTTGCCAATGCAATTTATTTCGAAAGTCGCTCCGAGCCGGAGGATGGTCAGATTGCAGTCGGTCAGGTTGTCTTGAACCGGGTTAAGAATCCGGCTTATCCGAATTCGATCTGCGGTGTGGTTTACCAGAACCAGCACAAGCGCAATGCCTGCCAGTTCTCCTTTGCCTGTGATGGCATTCCAGATCGTGTCCGCTCAAAGAAAGCCTGGGATCTTGCCTGGAAGTTGGCTGGTGAAGTCGTGAATGAAGAGGTCTGGCTCAAATCCGTTGGTTCCTCCACCCACTATCACGCCACCTATGTTCATCCCAAATGGGCGCGCACCATGAAGAAACGCAAGAAAATCGGCTTGCATATTTTCTACAAGACCTATGGCGGCGGCTGGAGCTGA